One stretch of Miscanthus floridulus cultivar M001 chromosome 18, ASM1932011v1, whole genome shotgun sequence DNA includes these proteins:
- the LOC136519995 gene encoding serine/threonine-protein phosphatase 2A 65 kDa regulatory subunit A beta isoform-like isoform X2 — protein sequence MAMIDEPLYPIAVLIDELKNEDIQLRLNSIRRLSTIARALGEERTRKELIPFLSENNDDEDEVLLAMAEELGVFIPYVGGVEHAHVLLPPLETLCTVEETCVRDKAVESLCRIGAQMKESDIVDWFIPVVKRLAAGEWFTARVSSCGLFHIAYPSASDQLKTELRTIYGQLCQDDMPMVRRAAASNLGKFAATVEQNHLKTEIMSIFDDLTQDDQDSVRLLAVEGCAALGKLLEPQDCVAHILPVIVNFSQDKSWRVRYMVANQLYELCEAVGPEPTRADLVPAYVRLLRDNEAEVRIAAAGKVTKFCRILNPQVSIQHILPCVKELSSDSSQHVRSALASVIMGMAPVLGKDATIEQLLPIFLSLLKDEFPDVRLNIISKLDQVNQVIGIDLLSQSLLPAIVELAEDRHWRVRLAIIEYIPLLASQLGVGFFDDKLGALCMQWLEDKVFSIRDAAANNLKRLAEEFGPEWAMQHIIPQVLEKINNPHYLYRMTILQAISLLAPVMGAEITCQKLLPVVINSSKDRVPNIKFNVAKVLQSLIPILDQSTVKPCLVELSEDPDVDVRYYANQALQACDQMMVSS from the exons ATGGCTATGATTGATGAGCCTCTGTATCCAATTGCTGTACTGATTGACGAGCTTAAGAATGAGGACATTCAGTTGCGTCTAAACTCCATTAGAAGACTTTCGACAATTGCACGGGCTCTTGGAGAAGAAAGAACCAGGAAGGAACTGATTCCCTTTCTTAGTGAAAACAATGACGATGAAGATGAGGTGCTTCTTGCAATGGCTGAGGAATTGGGTGTGTTCATTCCTTATGTTGGGGGTGTAGAACATGCTCATGTTTTGCTTCCACCTTTGGAGACATTATGTACAGTGGAGGAAACTTGTGTCCGTGATAAGGCAGTTGAATCTCTGTGCCGTATTGGTGCACAAATGAAGGAAAGTGACATTGTCGACTGGTTCATTCCAGTAGTAAAG AGGCTAGCTGCTGGTGAGTGGTTTACAGCTCGTGTATCGTCCTGTGGTCTTTTCCACATAGCCTATCCAAGTGCGTCGGACCAATTGAAAACAGAATTGAGGACTATCTATGGTCAGTTATGTCAGGATGACATGCCTATGGTCAGAAGAGCAGCTGCATCAAATCTTGGAAAGTTTGCAGCCACAGTTGAACAGAATCATTTGAAGACAGAAATAATGTCAATATTTGATGACTTaacccaagatg ATCAAGATTCAGTGCGTTTGTTGGCTGTTGAAGGTTGTGCTGCTCTTGGTAAATTGTTGGAACCACAAGATTGTGTAGCACACATTCTTCCAGTCATTGTCAATTTCTCCCAG GATAAATCATGGCGTGTTCGTTATATGGTCGCCAATCAATTATATGAGCTATGTGAGGCTGTTGGCCCTGAGCCTACAAG AGCTGATTTGGTGCCTGCATATGTTCGTCTCCTTCGCGATAATGAGGCTGAAGTGCGGATAGCAGCTGCTGGAAAAGTAACTAAGTTCTGTCGCATATTAAATCCACAGGTTTCAATCCAACATATTCTTCCATGCGTTAAG GAATTGTCATCAGATTCATCCCAGCATGTTCGTTCAGCTTTAGCCTCAGTCATCATGGGAATGGCTCCTGTACTGGGAAAG GATGCTACCATTGAACAGCTTCTTCCAATTTTTCTCTCGTTGCTGAAGGATGAATTTCCTGATGTTCGATTGAACATAATCAGCAAACTTGATCAAGTTAATCAG GTTATTGGAATTGACTTGCTATCTCAATCACTGCTACCAGCCATCGTAGAACTTGCAGAGGATAGGCACTGGAGAGTCCGGCTTGCAATAATTGAGTACATCCCATTGTTGGCGAGTCAGCTAGGTGTTGGGTTTTTTGATGACAAGCTGGGGGCACTCTGCATGCAATGGTTGGAAGATAAG GTCTTTTCAATCAGAGATGCTGCCGCTAACAACTTGAAGCGCCTTGCAGAAGAGTTCGGTCCAGAGTGGGCAATGCAGCATATAATTCCTCAG GTGCTGGAGAAGATCAACaatccacactatttgtaccgcATGACGATTCTGCAGGCTATCTCCTTGCTAGCTCCTGTCATGGGTGCAGAAATCACTTGTCAAAAGCTGCTTCCAGTCGTCATTAATTCTTCAAAGGACAG GGTTCCTAACATCAAGTTCAATGTTGCAAAAGTACTACAGTCACTTATACCGATCCTTGATCAATCT ACCGTGAAACCATGCCTTGTTGAGCTCAGCGAGGACCCTGATGTTGATGTAAGATACTATGCAAATCAGGCACTGCAGGCGTGCGATCAAATGATGGTGTCAAGCTAA
- the LOC136519995 gene encoding serine/threonine-protein phosphatase 2A 65 kDa regulatory subunit A beta isoform-like isoform X1, whose protein sequence is MAMIDEPLYPIAVLIDELKNEDIQLRLNSIRRLSTIARALGEERTRKELIPFLSENNDDEDEVLLAMAEELGVFIPYVGGVEHAHVLLPPLETLCTVEETCVRDKAVESLCRIGAQMKESDIVDWFIPVVKRLAAGEWFTARVSSCGLFHIAYPSASDQLKTELRTIYGQLCQDDMPMVRRAAASNLGKFAATVEQNHLKTEIMSIFDDLTQDDQDSVRLLAVEGCAALGKLLEPQDCVAHILPVIVNFSQDKSWRVRYMVANQLYELCEAVGPEPTRADLVPAYVRLLRDNEAEVRIAAAGKVTKFCRILNPQVSIQHILPCVKELSSDSSQHVRSALASVIMGMAPVLGKDATIEQLLPIFLSLLKDEFPDVRLNIISKLDQVNQVIGIDLLSQSLLPAIVELAEDRHWRVRLAIIEYIPLLASQLGVGFFDDKLGALCMQWLEDKVFSIRDAAANNLKRLAEEFGPEWAMQHIIPQVLEKINNPHYLYRMTILQAISLLAPVMGAEITCQKLLPVVINSSKDRVPNIKFNVAKVLQSLIPILDQSVVEKTVKPCLVELSEDPDVDVRYYANQALQACDQMMVSS, encoded by the exons ATGGCTATGATTGATGAGCCTCTGTATCCAATTGCTGTACTGATTGACGAGCTTAAGAATGAGGACATTCAGTTGCGTCTAAACTCCATTAGAAGACTTTCGACAATTGCACGGGCTCTTGGAGAAGAAAGAACCAGGAAGGAACTGATTCCCTTTCTTAGTGAAAACAATGACGATGAAGATGAGGTGCTTCTTGCAATGGCTGAGGAATTGGGTGTGTTCATTCCTTATGTTGGGGGTGTAGAACATGCTCATGTTTTGCTTCCACCTTTGGAGACATTATGTACAGTGGAGGAAACTTGTGTCCGTGATAAGGCAGTTGAATCTCTGTGCCGTATTGGTGCACAAATGAAGGAAAGTGACATTGTCGACTGGTTCATTCCAGTAGTAAAG AGGCTAGCTGCTGGTGAGTGGTTTACAGCTCGTGTATCGTCCTGTGGTCTTTTCCACATAGCCTATCCAAGTGCGTCGGACCAATTGAAAACAGAATTGAGGACTATCTATGGTCAGTTATGTCAGGATGACATGCCTATGGTCAGAAGAGCAGCTGCATCAAATCTTGGAAAGTTTGCAGCCACAGTTGAACAGAATCATTTGAAGACAGAAATAATGTCAATATTTGATGACTTaacccaagatg ATCAAGATTCAGTGCGTTTGTTGGCTGTTGAAGGTTGTGCTGCTCTTGGTAAATTGTTGGAACCACAAGATTGTGTAGCACACATTCTTCCAGTCATTGTCAATTTCTCCCAG GATAAATCATGGCGTGTTCGTTATATGGTCGCCAATCAATTATATGAGCTATGTGAGGCTGTTGGCCCTGAGCCTACAAG AGCTGATTTGGTGCCTGCATATGTTCGTCTCCTTCGCGATAATGAGGCTGAAGTGCGGATAGCAGCTGCTGGAAAAGTAACTAAGTTCTGTCGCATATTAAATCCACAGGTTTCAATCCAACATATTCTTCCATGCGTTAAG GAATTGTCATCAGATTCATCCCAGCATGTTCGTTCAGCTTTAGCCTCAGTCATCATGGGAATGGCTCCTGTACTGGGAAAG GATGCTACCATTGAACAGCTTCTTCCAATTTTTCTCTCGTTGCTGAAGGATGAATTTCCTGATGTTCGATTGAACATAATCAGCAAACTTGATCAAGTTAATCAG GTTATTGGAATTGACTTGCTATCTCAATCACTGCTACCAGCCATCGTAGAACTTGCAGAGGATAGGCACTGGAGAGTCCGGCTTGCAATAATTGAGTACATCCCATTGTTGGCGAGTCAGCTAGGTGTTGGGTTTTTTGATGACAAGCTGGGGGCACTCTGCATGCAATGGTTGGAAGATAAG GTCTTTTCAATCAGAGATGCTGCCGCTAACAACTTGAAGCGCCTTGCAGAAGAGTTCGGTCCAGAGTGGGCAATGCAGCATATAATTCCTCAG GTGCTGGAGAAGATCAACaatccacactatttgtaccgcATGACGATTCTGCAGGCTATCTCCTTGCTAGCTCCTGTCATGGGTGCAGAAATCACTTGTCAAAAGCTGCTTCCAGTCGTCATTAATTCTTCAAAGGACAG GGTTCCTAACATCAAGTTCAATGTTGCAAAAGTACTACAGTCACTTATACCGATCCTTGATCAATCT GTTGTGGAGAAGACCGTGAAACCATGCCTTGTTGAGCTCAGCGAGGACCCTGATGTTGATGTAAGATACTATGCAAATCAGGCACTGCAGGCGTGCGATCAAATGATGGTGTCAAGCTAA
- the LOC136523313 gene encoding uncharacterized protein encodes MEDAVEGVGGTSGHATWTSAMSAFMLSHLADLVASGLKTSKGFKKHFYNGCARAINEKFNTIHTSDQVKNHLKTWQKKWAKILKLKKLSAALFDEDNCMITLDDEHYNGHVKDHKSDAEFLNKPILHYKEMEAIFGNSMAIGNFAKDSSVALGREDDEADSQDEEEITGNGLSDGHTTQGATSSTSRPSSATRPNKKAKVVDIEEEGLIAVFKSVGENIAEAIKTAGKPENELPPDLFQILNTFPGFNSVHVSAYHLHLCSNPTIAKSFYNLPYENQLHWFSMFISDKFPGV; translated from the exons ATGGAGGATGCAGTTGAGGGAGTTGGTGGAACTAGCGGCCATGCTACATGGACATCAGCAATGTCTGCTTTCATGCTTAGTCACCTGGCCGATTTGGTGGCTAGTGGTTtgaagacatcaaagggattcaAGAAACATTTTTACAATGGTTGTGCTAGGGCTATCAATGAGAAGTTCAACACTATTCACACCAGTGACCAAGTCAAGAATCATTTAAAGACATGGCAAAAAAAGTGGGCAAAGATACTTAAACTTAAGAAGTTGAGTGCTGCACTGTTTGATGAAGATAACTGCATGATTACACTTGATGATGAGCACTACAATGGCCATGTGAAG GATCATAAGTCTGATGCTGAGTTTTTGAACAAGCCCATCTTGCACTATAAAGAGATGGAGGCAATATTTGGAAATAGTATGGCTATAGGAAACTTTGCAAAGGACTCAAGTGTAGCACTGGGTAGAGAAGATGATGAGGCCGATAGCCAAGATGAGGAGGAGATTACTGGAAATGGTTTGAGTGATGGTCATACCACTCAGGGTGCAACATCATCTACTAGTAGACCATCATCTGCTACTAGACCCAACAAGAAGGCCAAGGTTGTTGACATTGAGGAGGAGGGGTTGATTGCCGTATTCAAAAGTGTAGGTGAGAACATCGCTGAAGCTATAAAAACTGCTGGCAAACCAGAAAATGAGTTGCCACCTGACCTATTTCAGATCCTAAATACCTTTCCTGGTTTTAATTCGGTCCACGTATCTGCGTACCATCTTCATTTGTGTTCCAACCCTACTATTGCTAAATCTTTCTATAACCTGCCATATGAGAACCAGCTTCATTGGTTTTCAATGTTCATCAGTGATAAGTTTCCTGGAGTGTAA